Proteins from a genomic interval of Cyanobium sp. AMD-g:
- the dnaN gene encoding DNA polymerase III subunit beta: protein MKLVCSQAELNASLQLVSRAVATRPTHPVLANVLLTADAGTGRLSLTGFDLSLGIQTSLPAAVETSGAITLPAKMFGEIVARLATDSPISLSCPEGEEQLELTNLSGSYRMRGMPADDYPDLPLAQSGTPIRFHAEALVKGLRATLFASSPDENKQLLTGVHLRLDGEGLECAATDGHRLAVQRLSHAVETAAGPEAEAGGAEGADFAVTVPARSLRELERILSGRGSQEPLSLFCERGQVVVLSADQVLTSRSLDGTYPNYRQLIPPSFQRRLVLDRRAFIAALERVAVLADQHNNVVKISADPAAGTATIRADAQDVGSGSESLAATIEGDAIEIAFNVRYLLDGLKAMGSDQVVLQCNAATTPAVLAPVGADEAFTYLVMPVQIRTS, encoded by the coding sequence ATGAAGCTGGTCTGCTCCCAGGCTGAACTCAACGCCAGCCTCCAGCTGGTCAGCCGGGCGGTGGCGACGCGGCCCACCCACCCGGTGCTGGCCAACGTGCTGCTCACCGCCGATGCGGGCACCGGTCGCCTCAGCCTCACCGGCTTCGATCTCAGCCTCGGCATCCAGACGAGCCTGCCCGCCGCCGTCGAGACCAGCGGTGCCATCACCCTGCCGGCGAAGATGTTCGGCGAGATCGTGGCGCGCCTGGCCACCGACAGCCCCATCAGCCTCAGCTGCCCGGAAGGCGAGGAGCAGCTGGAGCTGACCAACCTCTCCGGCAGCTACCGGATGCGGGGGATGCCCGCCGACGACTACCCGGATCTGCCCCTGGCCCAGAGCGGCACGCCGATCCGCTTCCACGCCGAGGCCCTGGTGAAGGGGCTGCGGGCCACCCTCTTCGCCAGCAGCCCGGATGAGAACAAGCAACTGCTGACCGGCGTGCACCTGCGCCTCGACGGCGAAGGCCTGGAGTGCGCCGCCACCGATGGCCACCGTCTGGCCGTGCAGCGCCTCTCCCATGCGGTGGAGACCGCCGCCGGCCCCGAGGCGGAGGCCGGTGGCGCCGAGGGTGCGGATTTTGCCGTCACGGTGCCGGCCCGCTCGCTGCGGGAGCTGGAGCGGATCCTCTCGGGCCGCGGCTCCCAGGAGCCCCTGAGCCTGTTCTGCGAGCGTGGCCAGGTGGTGGTGCTCTCCGCCGACCAGGTGCTCACCAGCCGCAGCCTCGATGGCACCTACCCCAACTACCGCCAGCTGATTCCCCCGTCGTTCCAGCGTCGCCTGGTGCTCGATCGCCGCGCCTTCATCGCCGCCCTGGAGCGGGTGGCGGTGCTGGCGGATCAGCACAACAACGTGGTCAAGATCAGCGCCGACCCCGCTGCCGGCACGGCCACGATCCGGGCCGACGCCCAGGATGTGGGCAGCGGCTCCGAATCGCTGGCGGCCACGATCGAGGGGGATGCGATTGAGATCGCTTTCAACGTTCGCTATCTGCTCGATGGCCTCAAGGCCATGGGCTCCGACCAGGTGGTGCTGCAGTGCAATGCCGCCACCACCCCGGCCGTGCTGGCGCCGGTGGGGGCCGATGAGGCCTTCACCTACCTGGTGATGCCGGTCCAGATCCGTACCAGCTGA
- the purL gene encoding phosphoribosylformylglycinamidine synthase subunit PurL: MVPASTPSFSVPEALRKEGLSQSDYDEIVRRLGRPPNRAELGMFGVMWSEHCCYRNSRPLLGQFPTSGPRILVGPGENAGVVDLGEGQRLAFKIESHNHPSAVEPFQGAATGVGGILRDIFTMGARPIALLNALRFGPLEDERNVGLMEGVVAGIAHYGNCVGVPTVGGEVAFDPSYGGNPLVNAMALGLMETDDIVCSGAVGVGNPVVYVGSTTGRDGMGGASFASAELTEASLDDRPAVQVGDPFLEKGLIEACLEAFQSGDVVAAQDMGAAGLTCSCSEMAAKGGLGIELDLDRVPARESGMTAYEFLLSESQERMLFVVAAGREEPLMARFRRWGLQAAVVGRVLQENVVRVLQHGEVAAEVPASALADDTPINHHALLAEPPADLQAHWTWREAELPAAAAGGLEMADGLLGWGDALLRLLDDPTIASKRWVYRQYDHQVQANTVVLPGGADAAVIRLRPQQGEGAMAAATRGVAATVDCPNRWVALDPERGAMAAVAEAARNLSCTGAEPLAVTDNLNFPSPDTATGYWQLAMACRGLSAACSALATPVTGGNVSLYNETRLPDGRMQPIHPTPVVGMVGLVHDLTHVTGLAWRQAGDAIWLLGVPLQENGDDRLGLGGSSYLEVVHGRLTGRPPLVDLALEGRVQGFLRQAIAAGLVRSAHDLSDGGLALALAEACIASGLGARLELPAGASRPDRLLFAEGGARLLVSVAPAQEAAWQAALAEAGEAVPAQPLGTVTAESRLVVARGGQPLLERAVEQLRDTYEQAIPGRLRKAGPPPDR, encoded by the coding sequence GTGGTTCCTGCCTCGACCCCGTCCTTCTCGGTGCCCGAGGCCCTGCGCAAGGAGGGCCTGAGCCAGAGCGATTACGACGAGATCGTGCGTCGTCTCGGCCGGCCCCCCAACCGGGCCGAACTGGGCATGTTCGGGGTGATGTGGTCGGAACACTGCTGCTACCGCAACTCCCGCCCCCTGCTGGGCCAGTTCCCCACCAGCGGGCCCCGCATCCTGGTGGGGCCGGGCGAGAACGCCGGCGTGGTGGACCTGGGCGAGGGCCAGCGGCTGGCCTTCAAGATCGAGAGCCACAACCACCCCTCGGCGGTGGAGCCCTTCCAGGGGGCGGCCACCGGGGTGGGGGGCATCCTGCGGGACATCTTCACCATGGGGGCGCGCCCGATCGCCCTGCTCAACGCCCTGCGCTTCGGGCCGCTGGAGGACGAGCGCAACGTGGGCCTGATGGAGGGGGTGGTGGCCGGCATCGCCCACTACGGCAACTGCGTCGGCGTGCCGACGGTGGGCGGTGAGGTGGCCTTCGACCCCAGCTACGGCGGCAACCCGCTGGTGAACGCCATGGCCCTGGGCCTGATGGAGACCGACGACATCGTCTGCTCCGGGGCGGTGGGTGTGGGTAATCCGGTGGTCTACGTGGGCAGCACCACCGGCCGCGACGGCATGGGCGGGGCCAGCTTCGCCAGTGCCGAGCTCACCGAGGCCTCCCTCGACGACCGGCCCGCCGTGCAGGTGGGCGATCCGTTCCTGGAGAAGGGGTTGATCGAGGCCTGCCTGGAGGCCTTCCAGAGCGGTGATGTGGTGGCGGCCCAGGACATGGGCGCCGCCGGCCTCACCTGCAGCTGCTCGGAGATGGCCGCCAAGGGCGGGCTGGGCATCGAGCTCGACCTCGACCGGGTGCCGGCGCGGGAGAGCGGGATGACCGCCTACGAATTCCTGCTGAGTGAATCCCAGGAGCGGATGCTGTTCGTGGTGGCGGCGGGGCGGGAGGAGCCCCTGATGGCCCGCTTCCGCCGCTGGGGTCTGCAGGCGGCGGTGGTGGGCCGGGTGCTGCAGGAGAACGTGGTGCGGGTGCTGCAGCACGGCGAGGTGGCGGCCGAGGTGCCCGCCAGCGCCCTGGCGGACGACACGCCGATCAACCACCACGCGCTGCTGGCCGAACCCCCCGCCGACCTCCAGGCCCACTGGACCTGGCGCGAAGCCGAGTTGCCCGCTGCGGCGGCCGGTGGCCTGGAGATGGCCGACGGGCTGCTCGGCTGGGGCGACGCCCTGCTGCGCCTGCTCGATGACCCCACCATCGCCAGCAAGCGCTGGGTGTACCGCCAGTACGACCACCAGGTGCAGGCCAACACCGTGGTGCTGCCCGGCGGCGCGGATGCGGCCGTGATCCGGCTGCGGCCCCAGCAGGGGGAGGGGGCGATGGCGGCGGCGACCCGCGGCGTGGCGGCGACGGTGGACTGTCCCAACCGCTGGGTGGCCCTCGATCCGGAGCGGGGCGCCATGGCGGCGGTGGCGGAGGCGGCCCGCAACCTCTCCTGCACCGGTGCCGAGCCCTTGGCGGTCACCGACAACCTCAACTTCCCCTCGCCCGACACCGCCACCGGCTACTGGCAGCTGGCGATGGCCTGCCGGGGCCTGTCGGCAGCCTGCAGCGCCCTGGCCACGCCGGTCACCGGCGGCAATGTCTCGCTGTACAACGAGACCCGCCTGCCCGATGGCCGCATGCAGCCGATCCACCCCACCCCGGTGGTGGGCATGGTGGGGCTGGTGCACGATCTGACCCACGTGACGGGGCTGGCCTGGCGCCAGGCCGGTGATGCCATCTGGCTGCTGGGGGTGCCGCTGCAGGAGAACGGCGACGACCGCCTGGGGCTGGGGGGCAGCAGCTACCTGGAGGTGGTGCACGGCCGGCTCACGGGCCGCCCGCCGCTGGTCGATCTGGCCCTGGAGGGGCGGGTGCAGGGCTTCCTGCGCCAGGCGATCGCGGCGGGCCTGGTGCGCTCCGCCCACGACCTCTCCGATGGCGGCCTGGCGCTGGCGCTGGCGGAGGCCTGCATCGCCTCCGGCCTGGGCGCCCGTCTGGAGCTGCCCGCCGGTGCGTCGCGGCCCGACCGTTTGCTGTTCGCCGAGGGCGGCGCGCGGCTGCTGGTGAGTGTGGCCCCCGCGCAGGAGGCGGCCTGGCAGGCCGCCCTCGCCGAGGCCGGTGAGGCCGTGCCGGCCCAGCCCCTGGGCACCGTGACGGCGGAATCCCGCCTGGTGGTGGCGAGGGGCGGCCAGCCGCTGCTGGAGCGGGCGGTGGAGCAGCTGCGCGACACCTACGAGCAGGCGATCCCAGGCCGGTTGCGGAAAGCCGGGCCCCCACCCGACAGGTAA
- a CDS encoding RNA methyltransferase: MGLPEQLLLSDLLRRQVRCDQGLERGAGVLAWMHPPVHRLLGWASRPSAFAQRRLVWRLDQLRGLGEQEVFVKGEPAETDAVTLERLPTLIDAALTGADDLPLGLVADAAVELRSGRILHYLVARSDPRLPGTSRWRLSPDRIVDQQPGRVFTALRGLDDLPVARASVRQQLLRRSRRWKEQVQEVGGRVEERLEGWLEEPPWPEAFREEIPWPERERDPARERRDPYDEDPGGPDPNAEDRYAGEPDEPDPLEDWPEEEEPLEEPREFREPRQPPPQEPAPRRDRYRGREPHRDDDPWI, translated from the coding sequence GTGGGCCTTCCCGAGCAGCTGCTGTTGAGCGATCTGCTGCGGCGGCAGGTGCGTTGCGATCAGGGCCTTGAGCGTGGAGCGGGGGTGTTGGCCTGGATGCACCCGCCGGTGCACCGGCTGCTGGGCTGGGCCAGCCGCCCATCGGCCTTCGCCCAGCGGCGGCTGGTCTGGCGGCTCGACCAGCTGCGCGGGCTGGGGGAGCAGGAGGTGTTCGTCAAGGGGGAGCCGGCGGAGACGGACGCGGTCACCCTGGAGCGGCTGCCCACCCTGATCGATGCCGCCCTCACCGGCGCCGATGACCTGCCCCTGGGGCTGGTGGCCGACGCCGCCGTGGAGCTGCGCAGCGGCCGCATCCTGCACTACCTGGTGGCCCGCAGCGACCCGCGGTTGCCGGGCACCAGCCGCTGGCGCCTGAGCCCCGATCGGATCGTCGACCAGCAGCCCGGCCGGGTGTTCACCGCCCTGCGGGGCCTCGATGACCTGCCGGTGGCCCGGGCCAGCGTGCGCCAGCAGCTGCTGCGCCGCTCGCGCCGCTGGAAGGAGCAGGTGCAGGAGGTGGGCGGCCGCGTCGAGGAGCGGCTGGAGGGCTGGCTGGAGGAGCCCCCCTGGCCGGAGGCCTTCCGCGAGGAGATCCCCTGGCCCGAGCGTGAGCGGGACCCCGCCCGGGAACGCCGCGACCCCTACGACGAGGACCCAGGCGGGCCCGACCCCAACGCGGAGGATCGTTACGCCGGCGAGCCGGACGAACCCGACCCGCTCGAAGACTGGCCCGAAGAGGAGGAGCCGCTGGAGGAGCCCAGGGAGTTCAGGGAGCCCCGCCAGCCGCCCCCGCAGGAGCCGGCGCCCCGCCGCGACCGCTACCGGGGCCGGGAGCCCCACCGGGACGACGACCCCTGGATCTGA